A window of Candidatus Hydrogenedens sp. genomic DNA:
TCGAACTGTTACAGGAAGTATTACGGTAAAAGTGGCAATTATTAAAAAGATGATATGCAGTAAACTCTTAATGGATTTTTTCTGTTTATAAAAAAAGAACAAAATCCATAATGACAAAAATGGAATAAATAATAGGATATTGGGTCTCATAATGGCGTATATACCGATGAGTAATCCTGAGAAAAAGGAATAAAGAATAAAGTCTTTAGTAACAGCATAGTAAATAAGAAGCAATATGCAAGGAACAAGAAATATGAATAGGGCAGGGTCATTTACTTCTCCCTCGTAATAAATAAAAGCCCAGTAAGTCGCTACAAGGAAAGATGCACATAAGCCTGCAATTCTATTAAATACAATTTTGGATAAGGAATATATTAGAAGAATATGAACAAGTCCCAAAAAGAGATGAATTAATCGTGGCGCCAGATAGGAACCATCAAAAAGCCAATATACAATCATAAGGAAATAGGGATAACCAGGAGGACGATAATAAGGTGTGGTCGGAATATGTGGGTCAGAAACTCCCTCCCGAACCGTCCAATCCCCTGATAGCATTGCTCTTGCCTGATAATCCTGTACATCCAGGTCCTGTCGAAGGGCAATGAAGTCCGGAGCATCTATTAACTGCCAAAGATAGATAAGTCGAAGACAGAATGCAAATAGAATTATCCAAGCAAGAATTACCCAATCTTTATTTTTTCTGTTTTCGTTATCCATATTTTTCTATTTGGTTAATTGTTTTTATTTTTATTTATCTCATTAAGTTTATCTAGGGCATCTGTGTATTTAGGGTCAGTTTCTAAAACTTTTTTATACCAATATTCTGCCTCTTCAAGTTTATTCATTTCTTTAAATGCATTTCCAAGATTAAACATGGCATCTGTAAATTGAGGGTCGTTTTCTAAAGCCTTTTTTAGATATTCTATCGCTTTTTCATATTGTTTTTTTTGTATATGTAAATAACCAAGATTATTAAAAATAAGGGCATTGTTGGGATTTAAGGAGAGAGATTTTATCAGGGATATTTCTGCTGAGGAATATTCGCCCTTTTGTATATACGCATTTCCCAGATGGAACCATCCCATCCAGGAATTAGGTTCTAATTCAGTTGCTTTTACAAAACAGCCTTTTGCCATATCTAACTGATTCTGATAATACAGATATATTCTTCCAAGATTAATCCATGCTAAAGTATATATAGGAGATAATTCACATGCTTTACTGTAATATTTCTCTGCAAGTTCGAATTTTCCTTGTAACTCCATAATATAACCTAAATTATTATTTGCCATGGCATAATCGGGATTTGTTTCTAAAGATTTTAAACAATAATTTTCTGCCTCTTTTAATTCATTACGATTGAGGGAAATTATACCAAGAAAGGTATAGACTTCTGAATATGCAGGATTTTTTGAGATAGCTTTATTGGCATAGTAAATTGCGTCTTTTTCGTTCTGCGATTTATAAGAAACGATTGCTTTGTGATAGAACCATCGAGCCATATCAGGCTCATATTTTACAGGTATCATATACACAATAGTAAAACACAGCAAACAAAGGATAATTTCTTTTACTCTGTTTGATTTATTTTGATTTTCAGCATCATTAAGAAATAAAACAAAACCAATTCCTCCTATAATGCATAATGGCGGAATAATAGGAATTCGGTATCGTTCTGAAATGAAAAAAGGAATAACTGAAAAAGAATAAACAAAACTCCATACAAGGGTAAATAATATAAATGTCTTAAATTCTTTAGTTAATATGTTTCTTTGCTTGATAAATAAAATCAAAGAGAAAAGAGATATGCCTACCAATAAAGGAAATCCAGGTAATAAACGAAGAAATGATGATTCTCTGTCGTAGTAAATGACTTTCCCATCAGAAACAATAGCAGGACTCCAAAATAGCAGAAATTTTCGGATAGTCAGTTTAATTGCGGAAATAGGTTCCTGTTTCCAGTATTCAAAAGCCTTTTTATAAAAAAATTGGGAAGCTTCTTTGAATGAGTAATCTCGCCCTTCTTGCTTAATACCGAGTCCTTTTACTAATAAACGATAATTGAAACAATCCCAGTTATCAATTCCGCACAAATGGATTATATCTGGAACTGTAGGGCTATCCCCTGTTGATTGTGTGTTATTTCCGATATATGTGTTTATCCCCCCGAAACAAGAAATCAAAAAAAATTCTTTACTGACTATATAATTTCGGATTAAAACAGGAGATATGGTTATAAATACAGATGTAGTGAAGAGAGTGCCGTGGACAAAAAATTGTTTTAGGTTTTGTTTCCCTGATATATAAAATATAACCCCTATATACATGGGCAATAATAAAAGTCCATTGGGCCTAAAAAGAGCGATAATTCCTAATAAGAATCCTGAAAAGGTTATAAATTTTACTGTTTTTGTTTGCAAGTAGCGTAAAGAAGTAAATAAAAGAATTATTGTAAGGGAGATTACCCAAACAGGGTAGTTTATTTCTCCTTCAAAATAAACAGATTCCCAGAGAATGGCTATTAAAAATGCTGATACCAAACCTGCTTTTTTGTTTTCAAAAATCCTTGAAACAAGGTAATACATTAAGTAGACATTTATAGTTCCCAGAAAGAATTGTATTAATCGTGGAGAATTATAATTGTCTCCGAAAAGGAAGTAAATAAAAGCCAGAAGAAAAGGATATCCTGGAGGCCTTCCATAGGGAGTATTTTCTATCATAGGGTCATCTCCCGTTGGAGATGGATAATTCCCTTTATATAGTATTTTATGTGACCAGTAATCGTTAAATTGAGGGTCTACAATTAAGTGGGAGAATTCGGGTTGCTTGGAAATATGATAAAAGTAAACAACTCGTATAATAAGTGCTAAAAGAATTATTAAAAGAAGAAATATTGTTTCTTTTTTTTTCATACTTTATGATTTGTTTTTCAAAATGGGATGTTGTTTCGATGTCATTTCTATTTTGGAATGCGTTCCATTCGATTTTTCTGAGGTTTAATCATTCCATATTCATGCAGTTTGTTTCGGAGTGTTCGAACACTAATACCTAATATTTCTGCTGCTTTCGTTTTATTACCTCCACAATGTTCCAATGTTTTTAAAATAATATTTTTTTCTATTTCTGCTAATGTAATACCTGGTTCCACCTGAGAGATGTTATGTTCGGAACGGTTCTTTATCTTAAGAAACTCGAAATCTTCCAAACATAAACTTTTTTTGTCGCCCGCAAGAACAACAGCACGTTCTATGATATTTTGCAATTCGCGAACATTTCCAGGCCAGTCATATTCCATAAAATGCTCCATAGCCTTTTTACTAATAGTATCAACATTTCTTCCATTCTCTTTAGAAAACCGTTTTAGGAAGTAATTTGCCAATTCAGGAATATCTTCTTTTCTTTCACGAAGTGGTGGAACATAAATCGTAATAACATTTAAGCGGTAAAATAAATCCTGGCGAAAGGAATGTTTTTCAATGGCGTCTTCAAGATTTCGGTTAGAGGTAGCAATAATACGAACATCTACGGATATAGTTTCTGTTCCACCCACCCGTTCTATTTCTCGTTCCTGTAATGCCCGAAGTAATTTGGGTTGAAGGTCTATATGAATTTCACTTATTTCATCCAGCAACAATGACCCTCCATGAGCAAGTTCAAAGCGACCAATCTTTTTTTCATACGCTCCGGTAAAAGCACCTCGTTCATGTCCAAACAATTCACTTTCAAGAATCCCAGAAGAAAGCGCGGCACAATTCACTTTTATAAAAGGCTTATCCCTTCGAGGACTTAATAGGTGAATGGTTCGTGCCACTAATTCTTTCCCTACGCCTGTTTCACCACGAATAAGTACGGTAGAACGAGAATCAGCAATTTTATTTATTTTTTCATGCAGTTCTTGCATAATTTTGCTTTTCCCGATAATTTCAGGAGGTCCCAGGTATGCATTAAGTTCTGAACGAAGATACTTATTTTCTGCATTCATTTTGACTTTGTCCAGAGCCCGTTTTACTGCAATCTCAATAGCCTCTGGGGTAAATGGCTTTACAAGATAATCCATGGCACCTGCTTTTAATGTTTCAATGGCTGTATCTATTGTTGCGTAGGCAGTCATTATAATTACAGGTGTTTCGGGAGAAACCTTTACACTTGCTTGTAATACCTCCAATCCATCAACAGGTTCCATTTTTAAATCCGTTATTATCAAATCAAAAGGCTGCGTTTTAATCAGTTCAACCCCTTCTGCTCCACTTCCAGAACTTACCACACGGTACCCAGCACGGGTCATGGCTTCCTCAATAAATTCACGCATGAGAGACTCATCATCAATTACAAGAACTTTCGCTTTCGGCATATTTTATCCCTTATTTACTATTTAATTTCTTTTTATATAGGTAACCATATTGTAATTGTAGTTCCTTCACCCACAGTACTTTCCGCTTTAATTTGCCCACCATGTGCGTCCACAATTTTAGCACACAAGGCTAATCCCAAACCCGTTCCCCTTTCTTTTGTTGAAAAAAACGGAGAAAAAATCTTTGGTAGTATTTCAGG
This region includes:
- a CDS encoding glycosyltransferase family 39 protein, whose amino-acid sequence is MDNENRKNKDWVILAWIILFAFCLRLIYLWQLIDAPDFIALRQDLDVQDYQARAMLSGDWTVREGVSDPHIPTTPYYRPPGYPYFLMIVYWLFDGSYLAPRLIHLFLGLVHILLIYSLSKIVFNRIAGLCASFLVATYWAFIYYEGEVNDPALFIFLVPCILLLIYYAVTKDFILYSFFSGLLIGIYAIMRPNILLFIPFLSLWILFFFYKQKKSIKSLLHIIFLIIATFTVILPVTVRNYLVSGEFVPISTYFGENLLIGNSEDADGVTPWLPYLQELEGTGNWSVWHYDNVVKGLGKYLGREVSHSEASNIFAKMAIDYIIHHPWRTFLLTCKKAILFWSPQEITENKVVEGERQHYIPLKYMPRFPIVLSVFLLGLFFLITNIFLNKT
- a CDS encoding tetratricopeptide repeat protein, with the translated sequence MKKKETIFLLLIILLALIIRVVYFYHISKQPEFSHLIVDPQFNDYWSHKILYKGNYPSPTGDDPMIENTPYGRPPGYPFLLAFIYFLFGDNYNSPRLIQFFLGTINVYLMYYLVSRIFENKKAGLVSAFLIAILWESVYFEGEINYPVWVISLTIILLFTSLRYLQTKTVKFITFSGFLLGIIALFRPNGLLLLPMYIGVIFYISGKQNLKQFFVHGTLFTTSVFITISPVLIRNYIVSKEFFLISCFGGINTYIGNNTQSTGDSPTVPDIIHLCGIDNWDCFNYRLLVKGLGIKQEGRDYSFKEASQFFYKKAFEYWKQEPISAIKLTIRKFLLFWSPAIVSDGKVIYYDRESSFLRLLPGFPLLVGISLFSLILFIKQRNILTKEFKTFILFTLVWSFVYSFSVIPFFISERYRIPIIPPLCIIGGIGFVLFLNDAENQNKSNRVKEIILCLLCFTIVYMIPVKYEPDMARWFYHKAIVSYKSQNEKDAIYYANKAISKNPAYSEVYTFLGIISLNRNELKEAENYCLKSLETNPDYAMANNNLGYIMELQGKFELAEKYYSKACELSPIYTLAWINLGRIYLYYQNQLDMAKGCFVKATELEPNSWMGWFHLGNAYIQKGEYSSAEISLIKSLSLNPNNALIFNNLGYLHIQKKQYEKAIEYLKKALENDPQFTDAMFNLGNAFKEMNKLEEAEYWYKKVLETDPKYTDALDKLNEINKNKNN
- a CDS encoding sigma-54 dependent transcriptional regulator, whose product is MPKAKVLVIDDESLMREFIEEAMTRAGYRVVSSGSGAEGVELIKTQPFDLIITDLKMEPVDGLEVLQASVKVSPETPVIIMTAYATIDTAIETLKAGAMDYLVKPFTPEAIEIAVKRALDKVKMNAENKYLRSELNAYLGPPEIIGKSKIMQELHEKINKIADSRSTVLIRGETGVGKELVARTIHLLSPRRDKPFIKVNCAALSSGILESELFGHERGAFTGAYEKKIGRFELAHGGSLLLDEISEIHIDLQPKLLRALQEREIERVGGTETISVDVRIIATSNRNLEDAIEKHSFRQDLFYRLNVITIYVPPLRERKEDIPELANYFLKRFSKENGRNVDTISKKAMEHFMEYDWPGNVRELQNIIERAVVLAGDKKSLCLEDFEFLKIKNRSEHNISQVEPGITLAEIEKNIILKTLEHCGGNKTKAAEILGISVRTLRNKLHEYGMIKPQKNRMERIPK